The Rhodamnia argentea isolate NSW1041297 chromosome 10, ASM2092103v1, whole genome shotgun sequence sequence cgcTTACGTAGAGAAGAGATTAGGGTTAAGGTTTCAATTCAGCCCCGGCTCTGATATcatgttgagagaaaaaaactaaattgaatgcTTGGTTAAGTCAATGTGACCCCAAGCTATCTGtttataataaagccaaaaggccaagaattacaatattgccaTTATTGTTactattcagaaaataataaagaaaatagataaataagCCCTTATGGGCCAATATTCTCAACAAATGCCAACATGCCAATGTTTCGAAAAGATCTCGAAAAGTCGTTCGCACGAGCTGGAAATGGCCAACGGGAAGATTTCTACCTTCTCGGGAACAGGTTTTTGGCATGTCAGAGGATTTGCAGAGCTGTCAGAAGAACAACGGATCGGCGCCTATTTTAGGAAAGTCCGGTCTAACGATGCAAAAGCGATCCCAACACACTACAAATCTGTCCCTTCGATCTCCAACGGCTCTTTTGCTCCTCTAGAGGTGCTCCAACGGCTATTTTGCTGAGGCTTATATAAAGAGGAGGTCGGGAAGACCAAGAGTAAGAAGAGAGACCATTTGAGCCGATCGTATATCCCGTTAAGTGCTCTAGATGTGTGTTCTAGTTGAAAGGCACTTGTGTGAAAGATCATGTGATCTATTTTGCCTGTAATCGTGCATAGACAAGTGTACTTCTAAGAGTGGTGAGGCTGTATCTTGATAGTGTAATCTATCCTGTGAAAGGTCAGCTCACTTACTGTTTGTAACTTGTGAAGCAAATTACTAGTGCATTCCAATCCGAGTTGTGGTTGTTAGTTGTgtagagtggacgtaggcttgatgtaagccaaaccactatatatTTGGTGTGCTGATCTCTTCTTGCTCATATCCCCGCTTGCATCCTTTCAATTGCTATTTGGGAAAATATTTGCTCACCCGATCTTTGTCAATTCACCTTTGTTCTTTTGCGAAATctgaaaaagtttcaaaacaacATATTCACCCCCTTAAGATTGCATAGTAGGTCCCAATAGGAGTCGTATGCTTGGCGGGAGTAGAGGCGGTGGTGGCGGAGAATTATATTCATGgaagcgaagagagagagaagatcatAAAGTTGGGTCATGGCAGCAAGTGAGTGAAAAAGAAGATATTGGgttaaatgggttgtaaattAGTTCAGACTAGACCCATTTAAGATTCATCTATTTTGGCCTTCTTATTTGTAAAACTATTAAGGCAGATATGATAAATAATGAGTGACTCATTAATGATCCAATGAAACAAATATGGGTTCATAATGGATTTTAGACCCATTTTAACGGGTCTAGGGTGACAAATAAAATATGCACGAGTGTTGATACAATGGTTGTGCCATGGATATGGGTATGGAAATGTTATCGAATTTCTGAAAATGGGATTGGCCTCTTACATGCAAAATAGTCAAGACATGATGCGGCTTTCTTGATGATGACCACAATAGGAGTACGCCGGTGATTGTCCCAAAGTGGTCTGCACGTTTTGCCCAAAAAACTAGATGCCCGAGCTAAATTGGGCATGATACTATTGGTGATTATGGTAAAATTCGCCATATTATTCTCATGTAATGAGAAAATGCTGATATAATGTTTTCCCAACACCACAAACGCAAAAGCTTCACAGATAGTGAAGCTAGAGCACTGAAGCTACGTGGtcagtaaaaataaaaataaaggaagcaTCTGAATGAATTAATCATTCTTAATCTTATTGTGAAAAGGATAAcaaaataaatcgaacatcaATCCCGTGTGATTTTGCCCATGAGTACATGAAGAGCAGTATGGGATCCCATTACAAAATAAGACATACAACGAAAATTATAATTACGcttgagtcactcaaacacttgTGGTGTTTTTTTGGCCTCCAATCACACTCAATATTTCGAAGTTTTTAGTCTCACACAATTTCTTATTACATAACACTCAATCTCACAGCGAAATGCGCAAGATCCTAAATTTTCACGACTTAAGCACCCTTCGGATTTAAGGGTGCTATTTGATCAAGAAGCTCTATGGATTACATGCCAAAATCGCTCCCAATTTAGTATTACGACACTActagtgccataatttttttacaatgctcaattgagtgtcatgactttctttttcaaccacttgagtgccataagtTTTTAAAAGCGTTCATCCAAGTGATGAAAGCATGACATGAcatggcacttgtggtgaatgttttcaaaaatttatgatactcaagtgatcgaaaaaaaaaaaccatgccaCTCAAAagagtggcactcaagtgagtacGCATACGGAAGTCATGACACTGTCcataaaaagaaattgacatGTTTTGCTTCCCTTAATTTCTGACGTAGAATACTTATTgaagaaatttccaaatttccaCAATTTTACTCTTTTCTGTTCCAATTGCGACATCCCTTGCATAACGCATCATGTCCATGCATTCCGATTCACTTCGGGTCATGTTTATATTTGTTCTATTTGCCcatgtcgtgacctaaaatcaggctaatggattatcgggtcaattaaatcaactaacctaattcggaccctcccaagtcctaccgaattgcaacataggtttattcatgaaaaaaattcaattggagccgccactaatcatttaaggtaggttgattagaaacctatataaaatagtgggagaactattttatctctacgaaccagaaAGATTGGGtttgaggacttggttacgttaattaaaaattaacgccctttcggtagcAATTTCacgaaaaagcctttccgattgatcgatgtgaatttgatgattaattggaaaaatgtgacatgaagaccatatattatgcgcacagatgatgattttttttgtattttcggtaataaaagaaaacattcaaaaaacaatcaaaaatctgaacaaaaataaacaaaaatgcccataatataccttttagtttccgatttttcgaaaatcctctcattcccaaagatccgggttagagcgagattttatccgctacatcctcgaggattcgaaccagtatgtggatatgtgtatagaaaaacaacatcccttctcgccaaagggcagaacacgaatttctatactaaatcatatcctattccacgagatcgtggctaaggcgtgtgatttattttttccgacgggtctaggcacataagggagcatatattatgggcatgtttgtttaaaattgtgcaaattttataacaaatcaaaacaatcaagcacgacaaaaataaaataaaaatgagtcggttgagtttgaaattttgagaatttagaggggtggccgaaattgtgaAATTGGGGATCcgcctttcctcatccaaaatccaattttaatttgtgaaaattatttttgagatttgaaaatttaagtttaaataattctcaaaatttggataatatccaatccaaatcaaatcttaTCTTCCAAGTCGAATAAACTTAGACAATCCACAAGAAATAAAGACAAGATAGACATCGGATATGCAACTCAACCAACTTGCTTGCTAGAGATGAGCAATCAAAGTAAAGGATTATCCAAGACAAAGATTCTCAAAAATTAGATAAAGTTCAGTTCAATCAATTATCATCCGTAACGTGAGATAATGCCAAATAACCAAAGATGATATCAGTCAACCAACCAAGACAAAGATCAAAGCAATGCTCATCCACTAACATATTGAATTCGACCAAGAGAGACACGTGtgccaaaatttcaaacttttatccaCCAAGAATGCTCATATTTCTTAATCAATTCAACTTGAACTCGAgaaaattaaccaaatttacttttgagaaaagaTATCGTCTCAATTAAACATCAGTTTCTCAAGAGTAAGacctaatttgatcaatttcaggaacaaattaaacatgattgaaaaaaaatcagactttTAACCCACAATGtccaatttttggttttagCAATGATTGACAGAAAAAGCTTGAGGTTTTCAGCATTGATTGCAAAAATCCATGTGTTCAAATTTGCTTAGAACAACCATGCAAGTTACAAGCTAACTAGCATGATTTAGCAACCAAAATTGAGAGCTTTTACCTTTTCTTAGCAGAATTCTGCACTTGCGCACTTGCTGGAAATTCGCCCAGAACAGTCCCGCTTTCAGCCGATTTGTCACCAAAACAGCCCAAATGATCTAACACAAGTGATAGAAAGATTAGAGCTTTAAATAATTGTAAAACAAGGGTCAATTGACCTCAAACCGGGGCTGAACAGTACTCAAACCAGGGCTGAACAGTAGCGAAACTGCGCTGGACAGCAAAGGGGGTCTCGGTCAGCGATGGTGGTGGTCTCGAGTTCGCAACAACTGCAACTGTGGTTGCTCGAGGTGACGGTGGCTTACGGATCAGCAGCTTCGTTGGATCTCGCGTCGGGGTCCAACCAAATATATACGATGAAGACACAACCGAGTCTTTTCCACTCGTGCGTGTGCGTTTCTCTCTGGTAGTTCAGATGCACACGTTTTTCCTCAAGCACTTGAACACTTACTACTAACCTTATTGCACCTGTATATGCGATCAAGGAAAGAGACAGAAGCAATCTTCTTATAGTAAATAAAgtctttttattccttttcttctcttctcattttttcctttcttttgcagaaTCGTGGCTTTCCTCCATCTCTGCATGTCATGAGTCAAACTGCATTCAtaagaaatcataaaaaattcaccgCTTGACCCACCTTTTCTCCATGGCCGCatgaaactctctctctctgtaccgTGCCGAATTTTCGTGGCCGTATATGATAATCAATTGGCCTTCGAATCTGCACAGAGGAAAAACGTGAAAAGTAAAagacctctctctttcttctttaacaatTTCCCTGTCACTGTCAATATGTGAAGCCCCCCCTCCTACAGAACTTGGACGAAGATGAGAGGAGGGAATCCTCCTTCCCAACGTGCTCTTTTCCTCTCATGTGGTTGCTCAATAATGCCGTGTGTTTCAATGAAAATTGGCCTCCTCTCAACCCTAAGCCATAACGAGGTATTTATAAACTAATATGACTCGTTAATGACCGTAAgattaaatttctgattttcaagAGTCCGATCCCATTAAAATTCCTCACAAACTAGACTATCGTGGGCTATCCGAATTTCATCCTCTTGCGAGCTTGATCGCACACTCTTGGGCTCAAATTGggatttaattaattaagaaccttaacatttaaatgagcataaatgggctgaattaaatatgaaaataagttcaagccctcttagaattttttggtagtCTCCCCATGCTTAGCCGAATTTTCCATGTGATGCCTAATCCGTCtacttgtcaatttaagctcaattactTTCTCCGGCCTGAATACAATGATACGCACgactgacaaaaagtaaatatgcgatgcatgagaaatttatttttggtgaaaactatgactagttctcattttatgcttgaaatggatgattttagaaaaatcaaaatttaggtgtcaacagcccATTCTATACACTAGCTTATCTTAAACGAAAGAGCAACAAGAAATTTTcaagtgtgtttttttttttttattgaaaacttcatgatgaagaaaaatatttgggcTTTCCTAACAATAGTTTTTGGATGACTTTGAGAACAACGATATGTTGTGAGTCACAATTTCTTGATTGAGTGAACCCTATAACAACTTTACCGACCAAAGAAAAACTTGTAACAACTTTTAATTAActattatttacttttatgtGGCCCAAAATAGGCTATTAATCTTGCAGTAACCCAATGATTGTTACATAGtccattctcaaaatattttccacgAAACTTATTTAcaaggaaaatggttagttttcatttgttagGAGGTTTAGGGAAAGTAATTTCCTCCTTGCCAAAAGAGAAAGTTGCTTTTTCTCAATATAAACTTGTTGTTTTCATtctatgaaaaatgttttctatagatCGGTTAGCTTTCCTTTGTATCCGAATACAAAAAAgcaggaaaaaaatttcccaaaattaattttgcttCGTACAAATGAACCTGTCAGTACAACTGAAATCGAGTATAGCATAACATGCAGTAAAACGTTTTTCCATTCACTCTTCGTACCCTTTGTAAACATTATACTTGTGATATGATTACGGGGTTTGCTCTCGAGGAAAGGACCGAATGCCGGGGCGCTCATCTTCGGGAGTTCCGAGGTGACATTCCACGAGCATCTCATCTTCTGCAAATCCTCCCACCGAAGAAGCTCCCCTCGGGCCTTCGATGCCGCGATTCCCACTGAAGGTTGCTCGATAAGATGACAGGACAATCGTGACGTGAATCAGCATCATGTCTTGGCCTCCTTCATGATCGTCGACATCCAAACAGCCATTCGCAAATGACCAAAACGCCCGCAAAAGAATTCAATTATATCTCAGATAATGTGATTTCACAAATggcctttttttcccttaaagtTTTAAATGGGATATTGGTTCGTTTAATTTCTAAATCACACTTTATCCATTAATGACGACAAGATCGGGCAAAAAAAACCCATggataagattaaaaaaaaattactttgtgTTGGGAAACTACATTCCCCGTTCTACTTCAATCTAATTCGCGAAAacatgcccaattgaatcacttgaatcaccgatcgtgcAAAGTATATCACGAGAACATACCTTATTTGTCACCGGTTAAAAGCCCTTACGTTCGATCTCGGAGTTCCGTCATCGAACGTCAATCGACTAAGAATCGGGAGGAGAGTTTTCTTTCTAAATGAATGTCGTCAAAACCATAGGgaggaagtatttttttatctGTTGAAACAACGAGACTTTTCATGTTGATTTCCTATGATAACTGCTAAGGGGAGGTgttgttgcccgcatgggcCCACACCGTAACCCCGTGGGCCCCATTCAATATAATCCAATACTTTGCAATTACCTCTTAGAGAAAACCCAACATTTAAGATTAAGACCCATCTCTAGTAtctaaattcaaatcaaatatcattagtcCTTAATGGTAGTTGGACATAACTTAGGAAGTGATTCATGAATCAAAAGACAGAAAACAATGGTGTTCCCTAGCGATGTAATGAACTCGAATTGCAAGGCAGTCGATGATCACATCTCCTTTAGTTAGAGAACAGTAATTTAGGGCCTTTTTGGAAAGACCATCGCCATGGGGATAGAGGAGAGCTCTCGCGGAAGCGAGAGATCGCTAACAACTTGAACTTGTTCCATGGACACGCCTAATCATTAGgaaattaatccaatttcatCCCCAAATTCAGGGAGAGATCCTCTTTTACCGATGTGTGAATGTATGTGATGTAAAGTTCCCCCAAGCCTCTTGATCTTAGACCCATCAGACGTTCCACTTTCACCTTATCTTGaacattgttttctttttcttttttctttttctcttttcaattagGAATTGCCCCTACAAAAATGATCCTCCACCACCAAACACTGCTTCCTCGACTGAAGACCCAGTTTGTCTCAAAACAAGGAGGAAGCAAGAGATGGTTGAGAAGACACCAGGGTAAAACCAACCCATCCCCATGTCCAGGAACCATTCTCGCTTGGGAACCGCCATTCAGATTTGCTTGAGAGTACTGTCAGCCGCCATGACTTTGGCCGCCGCGCTGGTGATGATGACCAACGAGCAATCCACGGTGGTTTTCGGCATTCCGGTCGATGCTCAATATACCTATTCCCAGGCTTTCAAGAAATGTCTCCTCCCTTGCTGGTTTCACCTGATCCATGGACGAGTTTGAGCAACCATTTGAGTGACTATGGGtctatttggttcagcatttggccaagagactttgaaaaaatacaaatacctttgggctaaaggccttttgcAAAACGCATGCCttgtttggttcaagattggAAATGGGCATTaaggctctaaagtcccttgaccaaatataaattatgtttagttcattttttggctcactttgggaagatgcaattaatttttcttttcttttaaatttgttacatCAGCTTGCTCCCACTcgttgccgccgccgtcgcccacCCTCACCAGCCACCCGCCACCGTCCACCGGCCGTAGCTCGCCGCCCGCCGtccgccgccaccgccaaccGCCTCGGACTACGGTCCATGGCTGTCGACCGCCGCTCACCCACTGTCGCCCGACACCACTCGCCAACCCGCTCACGCCACCACCACTGCCAGCCACCGCTCGCTGCCGCCACCCCCCACCAATCGCCTTTGCTCACCAACCGTCGCTCGCCACCGCTAGGCGATCGTCACCCACTGTTGCCGCCCACCACCGATCGCCACCGACCGTCGCccgccgccatcgccgccgccaccaccgatcGCTACAGCCGCCTCCCACCACCGCGGACAAccgctttttttcaaaaagtaaaaatactttacaatgttcatttttaccaaacagcatttacgtcgaagttatttttcaatgtgtttttaaaatatactttaccaaacactactgaTGTATTTAGAAATCCATGTCTAGGCCCTCCATGATAAAAAGATGTTGGATTTGCTTCACTGTAAATTATTAGgacaagctaaaaaaaaatttattaggaCATGGCAAGCCTTGAACCCTAGGCCCATGAAATCGCGAAACctcaaagtttttatttttttgtcttaggTCTTGTTTGTGGTACTAACCATTGGATTCAAATTGCAGGTTCTTTGCCTATGCAAATCTAGTTTCCTGTGCTCTATGTCTATTATCCTTGTTATTATTCCTTCTTATAATCGCCAGACGAAGAGACTGCTGTTCTAGTAGCTACATTCCTGCACGACCTGGTATGTATCGAGGCGCATCATATCGCATCAAACCGTATGGTTCATGAGATTGTTTGGCTAATTTTCGACGTCGTTCACGATGCTCGTAGGTGGTGATGACATTGGTGATGGCGGGGTGTGCCACCACGACGGCTATCGGCTACGTGGGGAAGCACGGGAATGCGCACATCGGCTGGATGCCCATCTGAAATAATCTCAGCAAATTTTGCGACCGAGTCACCATTTCGGACGCCATATCCTACGCATCTTCCTTCTCCTCATGATTCTCACCGTCATCTCCGCCTATAACTACGGCACCGTGTTTAGGTCTGCAAGTTCGAAGTTCCGAGGAGGAGATTATGCAGAGGATCAATCCGGGTAAAGAAATTTTTACCTCGCGTCAGGAACGAATGTAAAGCAGGCATCTTGGGGGCCTTCATGATCGTTTTCTTAGGCAGCAAATGTATAGAaaggttctttttttgttttcaattgttAGAACGTGTTCATGTAACAAAGATATCTTTTTCTTCTGAAAAGGATGCCTTCTTTTATAGTACTACTAACTATTCGGCGAAATTAAAATTCACGACATCTCataaaaacgaaaaattaaattattaatgtaaaagagaaaaacaaagagtACTAACATCAATATTTCTCTAAATCTTGCCTATTCTGGATCATAGGGTCTTAATCCATCCATTGGTCCAACTCAATAAATAACATTTCGTCGCTTTATCACCCTACTTTACCATAAGCCGGTATTACAGAGCTCGGCCGACGTTTCTCTAAATTACCAGTTACATGAAAATCAGAATAAAAGAGTGGTTAATCTATAGTTTAAAACAAATATTTGGAAG is a genomic window containing:
- the LOC125312676 gene encoding CASP-like protein 1F1; translated protein: MSRNHSRLGTAIQICLRVLSAAMTLAAALVMMTNEQSTVVFGIPVDAQYTYSQAFKFFAYANLVSCALCLLSLLLFLLIIARRRDCCSSSYIPARPGGDDIGDGGVCHHDGYRLRGEARECAHRLDAHLK